The region CTTTGTCTAGCGTCTATCACATGTTCAGTTGTGTATCGATGGACTGCTTATAACTTATAAACATATAATTTATAACCATTCATGTGAAATAAGTTATTTTACTTTGAAAAAATGAAAGTTAAATAGTtgctcaaaattaaaattagctaACAATTAGCTGTGAATTTGATATTCTCGTAGCTAATTTCAATAACTTAGTAGCAGTGTTATATTCAGTACACAAAACATGTGGTGGACTCTAGGCAACTCCTTGTGGTGAACTAAGGGTTTAGACACCCAAATGATGAAAACAGAGAAAGAGGGAGAAATGATAAGTGATAAATGTAATAAATGACCAATATGATTTAATGAGAAggaagagataaaaagaaaaatgaggttTATGTCATGGCTTTTCTCAATTTCATCTGAGAGAGATAATTTCAAAAATCTATTTATTCAGTTCAATCAATTCCAGATTTTTTAGTGTTACTATTTGGCTGTCTAGAATATAGGATTCAATTTTTAATGGAGTGTTACAAGTCTAATTTTCCATGTTCCTCTCATGTGATAAATCTATGTGGCAATAAGATGTTCAATTTCATGAGTCTTACCATACTAAATCAAGTTAAGAAGTCTAAGTAGGAAGAATGAGTCAGCATCCAGTGAGGAAGCTACAAATAAACATGATTGATTTTCATATAACAGTGCATATTTCCAGagattaaaaatattgaaattatttttaagagGTTAAAATCAATATTTACTTTCACTGAATGAATGTGCTTTTAAATTTATCTCAAATTAATGGCTAAAATTCAATAAATGAAATGAAACCACCATGACTAAATTGAATGAGTGAAATGACTAAACTACCATCTCTAACTCTAATACATTTTCTCCCTTCAAAACTAATCTAAGGGTAAACTTATCAATTTTGATGATGCAAGCTAAGGCACCCTAGCCATCCCGGATATCTTATGGTTCAAATTTGCTGTGCCATGATATCCAGTACTACACTAATTTTAGTGTGCTAGTGTAGCCTTTGCCAAACTTTTTGGGGGTGAGCTATGATGAagctatttgaatttttttcacaAATAGACAGAACATGTCATGCCGCGTTGGACTCTCAATGTTGTGTATATCCTAGAATTTCAAAATCCGATACAGAAAATATATAAAGCCAAGAGATCCTGTTTTTATGGCTCCAGATTTTCCTAAAACATAATCATTGATGCATGTAGCAGGCAGTTTCCAAACATGTACCAAACACATGATTTTAGTGATGAATTGTAAATTCTTGACGGTAAAATGCTAAAACgttgattttaatttcatcACTTTGTATAATGAATTGAATAAATAACTAAGCAATGGCCaattatttttcaaaagtttctaaaaaaaaatatttttcaaagctGTGTGTTGATGTTTCCCTTCTCCCTTTTCCCCTTCTCTCGTATTAATTTAGCAGTAATAACCAAATTGAATTATATATCTACAAAACATTTTGTAGTATGTACATCACATGGAGTTAGAAAACTAGACACAAACTATTTGGAATTGGATTGTTTTTTCCTTCAAAATAACCGTTAAAACTTCAAAGAGAGAAGCTATCACTATCGAGTATCGAGCAATATTTGTGTGAATCAATTTGCGGTCTGGTCTTTTGTTGGCTTTCTTTTGGAAAAGAATAGCAAAGCTGGTAAATTTGCAGCCAAATAAAACCCTCTTGTCTCTCCCTTTTTGGATTGATTTGTACGTCAGGACGTCACAAAAAAACTTTGAGTAAAGTAACATTTTTTTACGTGAGTAAAGTCAGCTAACCACAATCaacttaattttatttaagatagaacccatttattttagtttgcagttatggaattaattttttatgttatgATAACACTTTGTCTTGGTAGATCTCTCCCAATAAATATttcttaaatataaaaaaagggTGGAAGCATAAAAAATGAGCTAGTACAAAAAACTTAAAGGTTGGAGGAGGAAGCGGTAAAGtaaaagaggagaaaacaaCATATAAATATTATTCTAAAAAGGAACAATTTTCCCTTAAGAGACAATCGCTCAATTCCTATCTAGATTCGCCCCTGCTTGAGATTGCGAGGAAGGAAAATTTTGTAGAAAAATATTATTCTTTAATAGTAAGTCAGAAACAAAACACTTAACACGAGCATCTCCGATGAGCATCTTATGGGTTAGTTCTTAAGATAAGAACTGGTTCTTAAATTTGAAATCTATTAGATTTGATGATGGGGAGGGTTTCCATGCTTAAATTTAAGATTTGTTGAACATAAAACTTAAATTTTTCATCACTCATTTTTCCTttatatttctcttttcttccaTATCACATAATCTACCATATATTTCAACTTTCTCTCATTTgttcctttctttctttctctttgatGTAGGTGTGGTGAGAGTACAAACATAAAACTTAATGTTTTTCATATTCAGaaaatctattttttatttatgaactTTGTGTTGTGTGGTGGATTAGGAATTGTATAATTCAAGTGGTGCAAAAGGCCCCTTTTCCCAACTCTCATGTCCCAGGCAGGCACTTTTGGAGACTACAAATTCACCCCTTCCCCTCCCTTCTCCCTCATGCAATTATCCAACACATCTTTCATTCTCTCCCTCTTCTCCTACCtcctatcttcttcttctccttcttattCTCCCCAGCACATACACAATCACACTTCCTTGCAATCTAGAAGCTTCCAAATCAGTGTTCCCTTCACACAcaaaaccaaaaaacaaaacataacaCTCAGTCTCACCACATGGCTACAATCGTCGAGTCAAGAACACTCAAGCTGAGGTTATCTTCCTCAAAACCACTTCCCCCTCCTCATCAATCCATTGATCTATCCTTCAAATCTTGCTTCAGGGATTCAAACAACAATGAAGAAAATACCAACAAAACAGACACCTTCAAACCCAACAACAACATGGGTAATTCTTGGAGCTTCCTCGATGCTCTTTCAGATGTCTCCCAAGGAAACAAAGAATCATCACAGAAAGAAACAACGTATGTACCCCCTCAGCAGAAGCGTTCCTCCTTGCTTCTCAGCCCAAAGAGCCTTGAACTGTGCACTGAGAATCTGGGCAATGAGAGTGGCACTGACATTGCTGATGAAAATGACATTGACTTGTTCTGTTCTGGAGGAAATTTGGGAACAAGGCGGCAACCTCGTCTTCAACGCTTGGCAGCTAAGAAAGCGAGAACCCAGAATTTTCCACCCCCTTTGACAACGATAAGGGGATCAGAATCTCTTCTTGTGAGGCCCCACCGTGAAGATGGACGGCTAGTGATCGAGGTCACCAAGGTCCCACCACCAAGCCCCTCGTGTTTTCAAGCTGAGAGAAGCCATGGCCGCCTTCGCCTATGTTTTTTGACGAACCAACCTCCAAGCTTTGAcccggaagaagaagaagaagcagaagaagaaaatgaagatgtcAATGTCATAGACAACAACGAATTTCCAACACCCAATAAAGGTTTTGAAGTGGAATTTGATGAAAACGACATGAGTGGACAAATTCAACATGCTGAGGTAGAAACAGGGGATAAAACAGAGGAGGAAACAGAGGAGAAAACAGAGGAGGAAACAGGGGAGGAAGCAACCTTTGCTGCATGTGGTGGGTGTGACGAGATGAAAGAAAGTAACGTGAGAATGGAAAAGTATGAGAGGCTAAGAAGGTGCAAAGAAGGTGGTGATCGTGAAAACAGTGAAGTGTTGTTGAATTGGAGTGAGCCCTTTTGGGTTACCATTTAATCTAGCTCTTAGATTTTTACATTTCTGCATTGATAAAAAATTATCTTTTGTCTTTTTCCTAATTTCTCTTGTTTATTTgtatattttcttttgtttaatgAATTTCCAATGATTTCCCCATAAACTATGGTTCTGGTTGGTAGTTAATATCGTTACTCTGTTTTCTGGCGGGCACACGCCCCAACACGCGCAGTGATGCAGTGTTCACAGTGAAACTATGGCTTCATTGTGATGGTGAGAAGCAGAGAGTTTTGATTGGTTTCAAAAGGCACGTTTTAAATGTCTTTGGTTGATGGAAATTCGTTTTGTTTCCATTAATCAGGACGATTCAAAGTATTTGGCAAAAACATAGACAAAGCGTGGACGCGTGGTTAATTAACCTTTTTTGTGTAGTAGAAAAACATGATGGTGAAAATGGTAGAAGTTGAATGATACTAACAAAATCTCTTAGGATCTTAGTTTGAGTTCTTAAGTTGAGAACGTTAATGAAGTTTTTAGttattaaaaataagatttAATGTCGGTAATTTTTATGATGTTGGTGAGAAAATGTCGGTGTGGTGTCTGCATGTGGTCTATCAAATAGCAAATAAACATGTGAAAGACTTAcaaataaatcataaaataggaaaaaattaaCACTCTGATTTGCTCCAATTTAGAGGCTAACGATGTGCTTCACTTTAATTTGCACGAATATGAACTTTGAGAGGACAAATTCACATCGGGAGAGGGGGCTTTGTGGGTGAAAGGTGGGTGATTCATCTAACCCCCCTTGCATGTGAGGAACGGCTTCGATCCGATGGTCGATTCGTTCTGATATGGTGGTCGATGGTACGATTCACTCTAATTTGAAGGCTAGCGACATGCTTCACTTCAATTTGCACGAACCTGAACTTAAGAGGAGAGATTCACACTAGAAAAAGCCACTTGTCCCTGCAAACAGGTACCTGATGTCCATTGCCAATCCACCAAGCAACTCCCCTCTCAAACACCCAACTCGAGCTCAATATGCTAGACCAAGCATAATTGGGTCGGTGCCCCTTTTTAGCTCCAAAGAGGTCATCATGAGATAAGTAAATACCTTTAAACACTTGCGCCATCAAGGTCTCTGGGTGAGAGTAATTCCTCCACCAATTCTTACGAACAAAAATCGTATTGAAAGATTTGAAATCCTGAAAGCTTAGGCTTCCTTCATATTTAGGCTTGCATAGCTTCTTCCAACTAATCTAGTGAAGTCCACGCTAGGAGATATTTCCCCCCAAAAAAACCTGGAAACCATACTTTCAACATCTGCGCAGAGAGCATTATGAAGCATAAAACATGCCATAACATATAAGGGGATGCCTTGCGTCATCGTCTTAACCAAAACCTCCCTCCTCGTCCGAGAGGCTTTTTCTTTTGACCCCTTAAGCTTTTTTCAGACAAGTTCTCtcacaaaattaaaattttgactTATCAATGATGGTGGGCATACTCAATATTTGTCAAACTGAACATCCAAAAGTTATTTAAGCTTATGAAGACAATTTTGCAGTGCATTGCGGCTAACAAAGAGTCCTGACTTTTCAATATTAATCACTTGTCCAGAGGCCCATTCATAGGTGGTAAGAATGTTTTTCCACATTTTTCAGAATAAGATTTGGTTAAGTTAACTTCAATGTGAGTAAAAATTGAGTTCTGAAATTTAAAACACATAAAGCATATATTCACATTATCTTTTGAAAAGTGAAATTTAATTCTATATAGTGCTTGATTTGACATTCCAATTTCACTCACGTTAAGAATGAGATAAAAATAGAAGAGAGATAATgagtaatataatatataatgtaataaaaaaataaaaaataaaataataataatctaAAAGAGAAAGTCAAGTGTTTAGTTTTcatatgaagttttttttttttttttgaaaagagttTTCATATGAAGTTAAACATAACATTAACTTGAATTGATGCGAAGGGGGGGAAtacgaagaagatgatgaaaatcTAAACGCAGCCTTTGGTAATGGTGATATCTATACATTATCAAGAATTATATGACATATGTGAGCGTCTATGATCTTAACAAGATTTGATTCGTCATGCGTTTT is a window of Lotus japonicus ecotype B-129 chromosome 5, LjGifu_v1.2 DNA encoding:
- the LOC130721231 gene encoding protein FANTASTIC FOUR 3-like is translated as MATIVESRTLKLRLSSSKPLPPPHQSIDLSFKSCFRDSNNNEENTNKTDTFKPNNNMGNSWSFLDALSDVSQGNKESSQKETTYVPPQQKRSSLLLSPKSLELCTENLGNESGTDIADENDIDLFCSGGNLGTRRQPRLQRLAAKKARTQNFPPPLTTIRGSESLLVRPHREDGRLVIEVTKVPPPSPSCFQAERSHGRLRLCFLTNQPPSFDPEEEEEAEEENEDVNVIDNNEFPTPNKGFEVEFDENDMSGQIQHAEVETGDKTEEETEEKTEEETGEEATFAACGGCDEMKESNVRMEKYERLRRCKEGGDRENSEVLLNWSEPFWVTI